The Williamsia sp. DF01-3 genome has a window encoding:
- a CDS encoding PDR/VanB family oxidoreductase: MTHTVNAPPTGLTGTDLLVTVGTVRELCDGIREVTFTGAQALPSFTPGSHIGVRWGTGVQNSYSLTGPCTDPDHYAICVRRDDAGRGGSAWIHALRVGDQVVITPPRSAFAPISVARHHVLIAGGIGVTPILSHVRAAVQWHRSFEVIYSHRPGQDALADELQNLCGDRLTIVHDVDDFWSHLTPILEDSVLGTHLYTCGPAMMIDAVAAAATAAGWPAQRVHSEQFSSAVATGGAPFAARLRRTGVLVPVGADVSLLEALLERGVAVPNLCRQGVCGECRVTVRGGRIDHRDFYLTDDERAEGDTMMPCVSRAAGDQVELEL, from the coding sequence ATGACCCACACGGTCAATGCGCCGCCCACCGGGCTCACCGGCACCGACTTGCTGGTGACCGTCGGCACCGTCCGGGAACTCTGCGACGGCATCCGTGAAGTCACATTCACCGGCGCGCAGGCGCTGCCTTCGTTCACTCCCGGAAGTCACATCGGCGTGCGGTGGGGGACCGGTGTCCAGAACTCGTACTCGCTGACCGGCCCCTGCACCGATCCCGACCACTACGCGATCTGTGTGCGCCGTGACGATGCCGGTAGGGGTGGCTCTGCGTGGATTCACGCTCTGCGAGTGGGCGATCAGGTGGTGATCACCCCGCCGCGCAGCGCGTTTGCGCCGATATCCGTTGCCCGCCATCACGTTCTCATCGCGGGTGGCATCGGGGTCACGCCGATCTTGTCTCATGTCCGAGCAGCTGTGCAGTGGCACCGATCTTTCGAAGTGATCTATTCACACCGGCCCGGGCAAGACGCGCTCGCCGACGAGCTGCAGAACCTCTGCGGAGATCGACTGACCATCGTGCATGACGTCGACGACTTCTGGTCGCACCTGACTCCGATCCTCGAAGACTCGGTGCTCGGCACCCACCTCTACACCTGCGGGCCGGCGATGATGATCGACGCCGTTGCCGCAGCCGCCACCGCCGCGGGATGGCCGGCCCAGCGCGTCCATTCCGAACAATTCTCATCCGCCGTGGCGACCGGCGGTGCACCGTTTGCCGCCCGTCTTCGCCGCACCGGGGTGCTGGTCCCCGTCGGCGCCGACGTGTCGCTGCTCGAAGCACTGCTCGAACGCGGTGTAGCCGTACCCAACTTGTGTCGCCAGGGCGTCTGCGGCGAATGCCGGGTAACCGTGCGCGGCGGCCGAATCGACCACCGGGACTTCTATCTGACCGACGACGAGCGAGCCGAAGGCGACACGATGATGCCGTGTGTCTCCCGGGCCGCCGGTGACCAAGTGGAGCTGGAACTGTAA
- the glnT gene encoding type III glutamate--ammonia ligase, with the protein MAIDTADAFTPTPVVAPDPVGAEPTLTELVRSTGTTFILALFVTMSGKPCAKLVPAQSVGMLEEDGVGFAGYAAGMMGQEPKDSDLVAMPDASSFTPIPFIRPGLALVHCDPHVDGKPWPFAPRIILKEILRRAADLGFSVNVGAEIEYFLVNKDESGALTTADPADSKRQPCYDARDVTRMYDHLTEISTAMNSLGWGNYANDHEDANGQFEQNFDYADAMVTADRVITARYLLAVIAEKRGMQATFMPKPFTDRTGSGMHMHLSLWSETGAVFPDATDDKGLGLSSIAYGFIAGILEHACALQAVIAPTVNSYKRTGATTTSSGATWSPRFATYGGNDRTHYLRVPDHNRVELRGGDGSANPYLAAAGAIAAGLDGVKRNLDPGAPGSGDSPSEMLPMTLLHAMDALDKDDVLTAALDVAGPGVSEYFAQRKREEFFAWHNTVSAWEIDEYLTAF; encoded by the coding sequence ATGGCCATAGACACAGCCGACGCGTTCACACCCACACCCGTAGTCGCCCCAGATCCGGTGGGTGCCGAACCGACACTGACCGAGCTGGTCCGGTCCACCGGAACCACATTCATCCTCGCTTTGTTCGTGACCATGTCGGGCAAGCCATGCGCCAAACTCGTTCCGGCACAGTCGGTCGGCATGCTCGAGGAAGACGGCGTCGGATTCGCCGGCTATGCGGCAGGCATGATGGGCCAGGAACCCAAGGACTCCGACCTGGTCGCCATGCCCGACGCGTCGTCGTTCACCCCGATCCCGTTCATCCGGCCCGGCCTCGCCCTGGTGCACTGCGATCCCCACGTCGATGGCAAGCCCTGGCCGTTTGCTCCCCGCATCATCCTCAAAGAAATCCTGCGCCGGGCTGCAGACCTCGGGTTCAGCGTCAATGTCGGCGCAGAGATCGAGTACTTCCTGGTCAACAAGGACGAGTCCGGCGCGCTCACCACCGCCGACCCCGCCGACTCCAAACGACAGCCGTGTTACGACGCCCGCGACGTGACCCGCATGTACGACCACCTCACCGAGATCTCGACGGCCATGAACTCGCTGGGCTGGGGCAACTACGCCAACGACCATGAGGACGCCAACGGACAGTTCGAGCAGAACTTCGACTACGCGGACGCCATGGTCACCGCCGACCGCGTGATCACCGCCCGGTACCTGCTCGCGGTGATCGCCGAAAAGCGCGGGATGCAGGCAACTTTCATGCCCAAGCCGTTCACCGACCGCACCGGGTCAGGCATGCACATGCACCTGTCGCTGTGGAGCGAGACCGGTGCCGTCTTCCCCGATGCCACCGACGACAAAGGACTCGGACTCTCGAGCATCGCCTACGGTTTCATCGCAGGCATCCTGGAGCACGCCTGCGCCCTGCAAGCCGTGATCGCCCCGACAGTCAACTCGTACAAGCGAACCGGCGCCACCACCACGAGCAGCGGCGCCACCTGGTCGCCGCGCTTCGCCACCTACGGCGGCAACGACCGCACCCACTACCTGCGCGTGCCCGACCACAACCGCGTCGAGCTGCGCGGCGGCGACGGGTCGGCCAATCCGTATCTCGCCGCAGCCGGCGCCATCGCTGCCGGACTCGACGGCGTGAAGCGCAATCTCGATCCCGGCGCTCCCGGCAGCGGCGACAGTCCCAGCGAGATGCTCCCGATGACCCTGCTGCACGCGATGGACGCCCTCGACAAGGACGACGTCCTCACCGCCGCACTCGATGTCGCGGGCCCGGGCGTCAGCGAGTACTTCGCCCAGCGCAAACGTGAAGAGTTCTTCGCCTGGCACAACACGGTCTCTGCGTGGGAGATCG
- a CDS encoding DUF3445 domain-containing protein, translating into MTAAAVFTQNDIENFPFPFPKDQYRYSANVEPTGQKASTVVGSWGEQRVVIDAHYRRELAERSRILAVDPTRSQCLPHMVPAAWDAMLTLMHELADGYPQHMTLERVIAEPASYRWRNALLDIDQTFTFGAADTLPTDPLTYICSQIQEDVVLLDQRDDQMWGDAGVVTFAADWSFGFDVGMSFLQIHGPVPRLHSEKIATRAHEFIKRLQPAQSYRRTNWTLTVDGKLDTSTETYPEWGKDRRTLAEGPLEDVGDRLFLRTEVQHLIRLPQSNAVMFLIRTYLLPFRAIATIPEWADRLYRVLEDLPVDMADYKGITRTRGPGLQWLRTHGPVVP; encoded by the coding sequence ATGACCGCAGCAGCTGTGTTCACGCAGAACGACATCGAGAACTTCCCCTTCCCGTTCCCGAAAGATCAGTACCGCTACAGCGCCAATGTCGAACCGACTGGGCAGAAGGCGTCGACCGTGGTCGGCTCCTGGGGGGAACAGCGAGTGGTGATCGACGCCCACTATCGGCGTGAACTTGCCGAACGCTCCCGGATTTTGGCGGTCGATCCCACCCGATCACAGTGCTTGCCGCACATGGTTCCCGCGGCCTGGGACGCGATGCTCACCCTCATGCACGAGCTGGCCGATGGGTATCCGCAGCACATGACCCTGGAGCGGGTCATTGCTGAACCGGCGTCGTACCGTTGGCGCAACGCGCTCCTCGACATCGACCAGACCTTTACGTTCGGCGCCGCCGATACGCTGCCGACCGATCCGCTGACCTACATCTGCAGCCAGATACAGGAAGACGTGGTACTACTCGATCAGCGCGACGACCAGATGTGGGGCGACGCAGGAGTGGTCACGTTCGCCGCCGACTGGTCCTTCGGGTTCGACGTCGGCATGAGCTTCCTGCAGATCCACGGTCCCGTGCCACGACTGCACAGCGAGAAAATCGCAACGCGCGCACACGAATTCATCAAACGCCTACAGCCGGCTCAGAGCTACCGAAGAACCAACTGGACACTCACCGTCGACGGCAAACTCGACACCTCCACCGAGACCTACCCGGAGTGGGGCAAAGATCGGCGCACCCTCGCCGAAGGGCCACTGGAGGACGTGGGGGACCGGCTGTTCCTGCGCACCGAGGTCCAGCACCTCATCCGACTGCCGCAGTCGAATGCCGTCATGTTCCTGATCCGGACCTACCTCTTACCCTTCAGGGCCATCGCCACCATCCCCGAATGGGCCGACAGGCTCTACCGGGTCCTCGAAGACCTGCCCGTCGACATGGCCGACTATAAAGGCATCACACGTACCCGCGGCCCCGGTCTGCAATGGCTGAGGACCCACGGCCCCGTGGTGCCCTGA
- a CDS encoding ethanolamine utilization protein: MTTTDSDKTAAFRVTSDFWATLPQMPVTEYPGTQGFIDDVYANPEGSEMSAGYFELRHTDAPLDYYYAYDEMKVVLEGVFHLENLETGQVETAGPKDAIFFPKGSTIRFTTEDRALAFFVGHRSFAP; this comes from the coding sequence ATGACCACAACAGATTCCGACAAGACCGCCGCCTTCCGGGTCACATCAGATTTTTGGGCGACGCTTCCACAGATGCCGGTCACCGAATACCCGGGCACCCAGGGCTTCATCGATGACGTCTATGCGAACCCGGAAGGTTCCGAGATGTCCGCCGGGTACTTCGAACTGCGCCACACCGACGCACCGCTCGACTACTACTACGCCTACGACGAGATGAAGGTCGTTCTCGAAGGCGTCTTCCATCTCGAGAACCTCGAGACCGGCCAGGTCGAGACCGCTGGACCCAAGGACGCCATCTTCTTCCCGAAAGGTTCGACCATTCGCTTCACCACCGAGGACCGGGCTCTGGCGTTCTTTGTCGGCCACCGCTCGTTCGCACCGTAA
- a CDS encoding FAD-binding oxidoreductase yields MTETAKYVIVGGGLEGLAIAWSLANRGETDVMVLERDTLCSGMTGKSSGVVRCHYGTPSLAAMSWYSVDVFQRAPELFDDDMAFRQCGYVVGVGENNTVPLKANVAMMQGLGIDVDFIDHHTMARLWPGLHLDDFAAFAYEPRGGRGEAYMAGMAFGASGRKLGVTVRQSTRVSGLLQNAGGTVYGVILAGGDEIHAEHVIVAAGPWTPALTATVGVPVDVRAQRAQLVLVDQGAPTPEVPVLSDLAGLQYICREPNGELLVGNSDHQAPQYIDPDDYVNRADDSAIEKNIMKLGNRLPDMPDPRIAGSYVGAYDVTPDYNPIIGPSPADGLFLATGFSGHGFKISPAVGELVADLLTTGTTTLPNVDPHDFRYSRFEENDLLLSLNPYEGAGEMR; encoded by the coding sequence GTGACAGAAACAGCGAAGTACGTGATCGTCGGCGGCGGCCTGGAGGGGCTCGCCATCGCATGGTCGCTCGCCAACCGCGGGGAAACCGATGTGATGGTCCTCGAGCGTGACACCCTCTGCTCGGGGATGACCGGCAAGTCCAGTGGGGTGGTCCGCTGCCACTACGGCACCCCGTCGTTGGCGGCGATGTCCTGGTACAGCGTCGACGTCTTCCAGCGCGCCCCTGAGCTTTTCGACGACGACATGGCGTTCCGGCAGTGCGGCTACGTGGTCGGAGTCGGCGAGAACAACACCGTGCCCCTCAAGGCGAATGTGGCGATGATGCAGGGTCTGGGTATCGATGTCGACTTCATCGACCACCACACCATGGCCCGTCTCTGGCCCGGCCTGCACCTCGACGACTTCGCGGCGTTCGCCTACGAGCCACGTGGTGGACGCGGCGAGGCCTACATGGCCGGCATGGCGTTCGGTGCCTCGGGCCGCAAGCTCGGCGTGACGGTGCGCCAATCGACTCGGGTGAGCGGTCTGCTGCAGAATGCCGGCGGGACCGTCTACGGCGTCATCCTGGCCGGCGGAGACGAGATCCACGCCGAGCATGTCATCGTTGCTGCCGGGCCGTGGACACCGGCGCTGACCGCGACTGTCGGCGTTCCGGTGGATGTCAGGGCCCAGCGTGCACAGCTGGTCCTGGTCGACCAGGGGGCGCCGACTCCCGAGGTTCCCGTGCTGTCGGATCTGGCGGGGCTGCAATACATATGCCGCGAACCCAACGGTGAGTTATTGGTCGGGAACTCCGATCACCAGGCACCGCAGTACATCGACCCGGACGACTACGTGAACCGCGCGGACGATTCGGCGATCGAGAAGAACATCATGAAGCTCGGGAACCGATTGCCGGACATGCCCGATCCGCGGATAGCCGGCTCCTACGTCGGTGCCTATGACGTCACTCCCGACTACAACCCGATCATCGGGCCCTCCCCGGCGGACGGGCTGTTCCTCGCCACCGGATTCTCCGGCCACGGGTTCAAGATCTCCCCCGCCGTCGGCGAACTCGTCGCCGACCTTCTCACCACCGGGACGACGACGCTGCCGAACGTTGATCCACACGACTTCCGGTACAGCCGATTCGAGGAGAACGACCTCTTGCTGAGCTTGAACCCCTACGAGGGCGCCGGTGAGATGCGATGA
- a CDS encoding ammonium transporter — protein MDEAIAAADTAWLLAAFAAVSLMVPGLAMFYGGMVSAKNTLNMAMMTFGAFAVVGILWILFGYSAVLGDSLGGKGILGDPLEAMGLSSMLEAPADPGLPPALVAGFQLLFAGITVALISGAVADRMKFGAWMLFAGVWATLVYFPVAHWVFAFDSEDGSITGGWIANQLAAIDFAGGTAVHVNAGVAALALVIVLGKRRTFPAAPRPHSLPLTMLGAGILFFGWFGFNGGSALAAGNSAAVVVLNTVAAACAGICAWLVVEKFREGHATSLGASSGLIAALVGITPACGAVSPMGALLVGAASGAICCLAVSIKFRLGYDDSLDVVGIHMVGGILGTILIGFIADPAAPNGVAGLFYGGGFDLLWRQTVAVLAVVGYCFVVTWLIAKAIDKTMGLRAHEDHETEGLDVAVHGESAYVMENATLTGKPVTEADAVEAAEAIATEAVEKPASAAST, from the coding sequence ATGGACGAAGCGATCGCAGCCGCCGATACGGCTTGGCTGCTGGCTGCATTTGCTGCGGTGAGCCTGATGGTTCCCGGCCTGGCCATGTTCTACGGCGGCATGGTCAGCGCCAAGAACACCCTGAACATGGCAATGATGACGTTCGGTGCGTTTGCCGTGGTGGGCATATTGTGGATCCTGTTCGGCTACTCGGCCGTGCTCGGCGATTCCCTTGGCGGAAAGGGCATTCTGGGTGATCCCCTCGAGGCGATGGGACTCTCGTCGATGCTCGAAGCGCCTGCTGATCCCGGTCTGCCGCCCGCGCTCGTCGCCGGATTCCAGCTGCTGTTCGCCGGCATCACCGTGGCCCTCATCTCGGGTGCAGTCGCCGACCGCATGAAGTTCGGTGCGTGGATGCTGTTCGCCGGAGTCTGGGCGACGCTCGTGTACTTCCCCGTCGCTCACTGGGTGTTCGCCTTCGACTCCGAAGACGGATCGATCACCGGCGGCTGGATTGCCAACCAGCTGGCGGCGATCGACTTCGCCGGTGGTACCGCGGTCCACGTGAATGCCGGTGTTGCGGCACTGGCCCTGGTCATCGTCCTCGGCAAGCGACGCACCTTCCCGGCCGCACCGCGTCCGCACAGCCTCCCGCTGACCATGCTCGGCGCGGGCATCCTGTTCTTCGGCTGGTTCGGCTTCAACGGTGGATCGGCCCTGGCCGCCGGCAACAGCGCGGCCGTCGTGGTCCTCAACACCGTTGCCGCAGCGTGTGCCGGCATCTGCGCCTGGCTTGTCGTCGAGAAGTTCCGTGAGGGACATGCGACGTCGCTCGGTGCCAGCTCGGGCCTGATCGCTGCCCTCGTCGGCATCACGCCGGCCTGTGGTGCAGTGTCACCGATGGGTGCGCTGCTCGTCGGTGCTGCCTCGGGTGCCATCTGCTGCCTGGCGGTGTCGATCAAGTTCCGACTCGGCTATGACGATTCGCTCGACGTCGTCGGGATCCATATGGTCGGTGGCATCCTCGGCACCATCCTGATCGGCTTCATCGCCGACCCGGCCGCACCCAATGGTGTTGCGGGACTGTTCTACGGCGGTGGATTCGACCTGCTGTGGCGCCAGACGGTGGCTGTCCTCGCCGTCGTCGGATACTGCTTCGTCGTCACCTGGCTGATCGCCAAGGCGATCGACAAGACCATGGGTCTGCGAGCGCATGAAGATCACGAGACCGAAGGTCTGGACGTTGCCGTGCACGGTGAATCGGCCTACGTCATGGAGAACGCGACGTTGACCGGCAAGCCTGTCACCGAGGCCGACGCCGTCGAAGCGGCCGAAGCCATCGCGACCGAGGCGGTCGAGAAGCCGGCGTCGGCAGCCTCGACATAA
- a CDS encoding dimethylamine monooxygenase subunit DmmA family protein encodes MATTTVPRWQATAFTDVEFDEAASHHLVVTTDEEAAEHVGDLAGVSVVRLAGPEDDALAAALRPARVGWRFVVVGRGAAPARVRAAIIAAGAVDAEVTVVDLGGGDGFSPGERDVYCAHCHSVTTTFAGIDESLTCSGCGSPLVVYYHFSRRHHAYLGFHPDAEELP; translated from the coding sequence ATGGCCACCACCACCGTCCCCCGGTGGCAGGCCACTGCTTTCACCGACGTCGAGTTCGATGAGGCGGCGTCACATCACCTCGTTGTGACCACGGACGAGGAGGCTGCCGAACATGTCGGTGACCTAGCAGGTGTATCGGTGGTCCGCCTTGCCGGTCCGGAGGACGACGCGCTGGCCGCTGCACTGCGGCCGGCGCGGGTGGGTTGGCGTTTTGTGGTCGTCGGGCGAGGGGCGGCGCCGGCGCGGGTTCGGGCCGCCATCATCGCCGCAGGTGCCGTTGACGCAGAAGTGACTGTCGTCGACCTGGGCGGCGGGGACGGATTCTCGCCCGGGGAGCGCGACGTCTACTGCGCGCATTGTCATTCCGTCACCACCACCTTCGCCGGCATCGACGAGTCGCTCACCTGTTCCGGATGCGGATCTCCATTGGTGGTCTATTACCACTTTTCGCGACGGCACCACGCCTACTTGGGATTTCATCCAGACGCGGAGGAACTACCATGA